From the genome of Acidaminococcus sp.:
GCGGTATCGATATTCTGGGATTTCTTTTTAAAAAATATAAGAATATCAGTATCAGTACGACTGTCTTTATTTTCAATGCCATTGTCGTTGCCGCAGCCATTGTCTTTGTAGGGCTGGAACCTGTTCTCTACAGTATGGTCATCTTCTATATATCCTTTAAAGCGACGAACTTTGTCATGGTCGGCTTTGATTACAAAAAGAGTGTGATTATCATCAGTCAGCATAATGATGTCATCGGGCAGCGCATCATGGATGAAGTCAACCGCGGCATCACGCTGCTGCACGGTCAGGGCGGTTATACAAAAAGACATACGAGGATTATCCTTGTTGTAGTCAAGCTGACACAGCTGAACCGTCTCACACGTATTGTGAATGAAGTGGATCCGGCGGCCTTTGTGCTCGTGCAGGATGCCAACGATGTTTTCGGGCGCGGCTTTACGCAGCCTGATTTGATTCTCCCCATGCCGGAAGAAAAGGAAAAATAAATAAAAGTGGCTGTGAAATCATGCGTACACATTATTTCACAGCCACTTTTACGCAGGTCGCCGGTTGATATGGCCGCGGGTCGCCTAAGAGAACAAAATCGTTATGGCAATTTTGAAAAATAAAAGCTTAACTTGCCTGACAAATAATAAAAAGAAAAACAGGAGCTCTGAAGAAATACATAGTGAAATTTCTTCATAGCTCCCGTTTTATTTTCTCAGCGCATTGCTTGAGGGCCTAAAAAAAGCTGCCGCATGCCGCGGCAGCTTTTTGCCCGATTTATTATTTGAAGATGTTTACGAAGACCATGATGATACTGGAGTTTACGAAATCGATGAACATAGCCCCGACCAGTGGCACACAGAAAAATGCGCGGGTAGAAGGACCAAACACGCTCGTAACAGCACTCATGTTGGCCATAGCGTTCGGCGTAGCGCCCATACCGAAACCGCAGACTGCGGAAACTTCAACGGCGGCATCGTAGTTGCGGCCCATGGCGTTGAAGACCACGTAGTACGTGAAGAGAGCCATCAGTACAATCTGAGCTACGGCAATCATGGAGAGGGCACCGGCAATATCGAACAGTTCCCAAATTCTCATACTCATGAGAGCCATGGACAGGAAAATGTTCAGCCCGACGTCACCGACAGTCTGGATTTCAGGAAGCGGTACTTCGATGTTTTTATTGATATCGGAGAGGTTACGAATAATTGCTGCAATAATCATGGAGCTGATGTACCCAGGGAATACCAGACCTACACTCTTAAAGAAGTTAGCCAAAATTGTTCCGACACCCATGGCCAGCAGGATTTCGCCGGTAGCTGCCATGAATTTTTCCGGAACCATCGGGATGACGGCTTTTTCTTCCATACTGGAAGCCTGTTCCTGAACTTCCACGACTTCTTCTTCGTGACTCTTCAGGTTGTACTTACGAATCAGTTTCGTAGCAATCGGCCCGCCCATGAGAGATCCGGCAATCAGGCCGAACGTTGCCATAGCAATAGCCACCGTGTTGGCACGGGCCACACCCATGGATTCAAACAAAGGTCCGAAAGCCCCGGAAGTACCATGACCGCCGACCAGTGGAATAGAACCGGCGCACAAGCCAAGCAGCGGATGCAGTCCGAATACCTTGGCAAGAGAGGTACCGATGATATCCTGGCAAATAATCAGAATGGCACAGATGATTGTCAGAATCAATACGTCACGCCCGCCTTTTTTCAGGAGTGCAATACTTGCCGTAAAGCCGATGCTCGTAAAGAACATATTCATAAAAAAGCTTTGCTGAGCCGTGTCGAGCTTCACCACGCCGATGCCGGATTGATGCAGGGCGAGGTTAAGCAACGCAAAAATGAGACCACCAATAACAGGGTTAGGAATGCAATAAGTCCGAAATGGTTTGATACGTGCTTTTAAATATTTTCCGAGATAGTACAGGAAAATACCTACAGCCATTGTTTGGTACGAATTTAACGCAAGTGTCATGTTGGAAAAATCCTCCCTTTCCTTCGGGAACTTTTGTTTCAGTAAACTGTTTCGAATTCATTCAAATCAGTGTCTTTCCCAGCATGGGACCACTGAAACAAGAATGTGTTTCCTTAAATCTTAAGATTTTCCTACAAGACAGATGAGAATCTCCTCCAGGCGTTCCCAGTCTCTTCCGTTCTTCCGGGAATCCATCTGCATATGAGCAAGATCCACCAGCCACTTTTCCAATGCCTCCGGCTGATACCGCCGCGTGTCTTCAATAGCAAGTTTTGCTACGTAAGGGTTCAGTTTAAGACGCGAAGCAATCGTATCCTGCCGGGCTCCCTGGCTCATCATTTCCCTCACTTGAAGCAGCCGCTTCACTTCGTTGTAGACTAGACCTACACTCAGTGGGAAAAGCGCTCTGCCGTGACTCCGCACTTTTTTCTGCTGTACCGTCAATGCTTCCAGCACCTGAGGCAGATTTCTCTTACCCACCGCGTTGCTCAGGGCAAAATTAGAAATCTCAGGAAGCTGCGAGAACATCTGATTGACATCGTCAGCTGTCCAGATTTTACGTTTTCCTGCATACAGGGCTATCTTCCCAATTTCCTGCTGCAGAAAAAGGAGAGGCACGTCACCGGAAAGTGCAGCATACTGTTCTATGAGGTCCTGTGCCTGGGCGTCAAACCGGGCTCCATAGCGGTCAGCCTGCTCCGCAAGCCACGGGCGAAGGCGGTACGATTTGAGTGAGGCGCACTCAACCGTCACTGCGGTTTTGCTCATGTTTTTGTAGAAAGCAGACCGCTTATCCAGTTTGGCACACTGACAAAGGACGTAAGAATAGGCCGGCACATCCGTCAAAAGAGAGACGAATTCCTGTAGTTCTTTGGAGCTGCGCTTATGAGGCGCCTCCTTATCCGTCTTGATCTCAGCCTTTTTCTTCTCTAAAATTTTTGGACTATCTATCACAATCCAGTTCAAACCGCCAAAAAAAGAAGAGGAATTGACTGCCTCCCGTAAGTCCGTTACATTAAAAGCCCCCTGAAATGGCCACGAATTCAGTTCCTCGCCTTCGTGTTCGGCGAGAATCTTCTCCTTCATCGCTGTTTCGATGGCTTTTTTGTAATATTCCTCATCCCCCCAGGCCACCACGACATGTGGACAGGGAGTTTTTTTATGCAGTTCTTTTAAGAATTGTTCTGCTGTGATATTCATCCAAATAACTCCTAAGAAGAAATAGCTTGCCGTTGATAATTATACCATGCTAAAGTACTCGTGTCAAAGACTATTTTTACGGCTCCTTTACAATCTGTCCTTTCCACGTGGACATTTAAGCTATTTAATCGGTCCAGCACCTCCTTATGAGGATGCCCGAAACGATTATATCTGCCAACGGAAATGACAGCCAGAGAGGGGCTTGCTTTTCGAAGAAAAGCCATTTCTGAAGAGGTCCCTGATCCATGGTGAGAAATTTTCAGCACATCACAACGAATATCCTCCATAGCTGCCTGTAATTCGATTTCACTTGTCGCGTCCCCCGTAAAAAGTACTCTATTTTTTGGGGTGCTGACCATGACGACAGCGGAGCTTTCGTTGCCGTCCTCGCCTATTCCTTCGCTGCGCGGGGCACAGATGACTGTAAGTTTCGCTCCGTTAAGATGCAGAGTACTGTGCGGCCGCATAGTCTCTACGGAACAAGACCTATCATTGTAAGAAAGCTGACGGAGCAGCCTCTCTACATCAGGGCTCGGCGGTTCATTGGGGAGCAGTATTTTTTTAATGGGCATACAGGCTGCCACACCGGCAGCCCCTCCGGCATGATCGTGATGACCGTGACTTAAGAGCAGTACGTCGACATGGGAAAATCCCAGTCCCCGCAGTACCGGAACAAGGATTCTCTCACCGGTATCGAAACGTCCCGGCAGACCGCCCGTATCAATCAATATGGTCTCTCGTTCCGGCGTTACGACAAGGGCACAGTCCCCCTGCCCCACATCCAGGAAATAAACGGTAAAAGGCTGCGGACGAAAATGAGGCCAGAGAAAAGCTGCGGCAAGCCCAAGAAGAGCCGCTGCAAGAATGCGCTGCCGGTACTTCCTGTCAGTAAAAGGTCCGAAATACGGATAGAAAAATAAAAAAAGCAGGATGCCATAACAGGGCAGCGCCCAAAAAGCCGGCTGGCCCGTTATCCAGAGGCCTCCGGGAATGGCGGCCAGTTTTTCCGCGCCCCACATGGCAGCGCCGGAAAGCTGTGCCACGAGAGCAAGTACAATCTGTCCTGCAGCAGTACTCACCAAAGAAATAACCGTGCCAAGCATTGTTCCGACAAGACAAAGACCCAGAAGCGGCGTAATGAGGAGATTAGCCAGAAGAGACGTCAGGGACAGCAGGTGAAAATTCCGAATCAATATGGGCATTGTCAGCACCTGGGCCGAGAGCGTTACAGAAAAAGCAGCAGCCAGTTTCTCCGGCATGAAGCGACAAAGCCGTCCGGCGATTGGCTTCCGACAAAGCATGAGCCCGGCAGCCGCCCCAAAGGAAAGCTGCATCCCGAGGTCAAGAATCCAGTAAGGGTTCACCGTAAGAAGAACCAGGCCCGCCAGTCCTAAAAAGGACGTACCCCCGGCACGGCGGCGTAGCACCTGTCCCCAGGCCGCACCGCAGCCCAGCATGGCTGCGCGGCATACGGGTGCCCGCAGTCCGCAGATGACGGCATAAGCAATCAGTCCGGCGCAGACAAGAACAGCCATAAGAGGTTTCGGCATTCTACCAACCTTAAAAAGGAAAAAGAAAATACCGAGAAGGAGCGCCACGTGGCTCCCGGATACGGAAAGCATATGGGACAGTCCGCACTCGGAAAAAATTCGTACTGTCTGGGGCGGCATTCCCTGCTGCCCGCCAAAGAGCATGCCTTCCAGAATTGCTCTGTCTGTTTCCGGTACAGCCTTTCGCAGTGGTTTGCGGCAAGCCATCCCCCAGTCATGAATGCGTTCCCACAGCGTAAGCTTTGAAGGTATTTTTTTCGCCAGCCATCCCTCCGTCCGGATCATACCGCCGATGCCTGCGGAGGCCGCCTTTGCCTCGGGAGGAGGCATACCCGGATTATAAAAACCGGAAGGTTCCAGCAAGGTTCCCTGCACCTGCACTTTACCGTAAGGTATGCTCCAGGCTGCTGCCTTAAGCAGATTGACACGAATTTTGCCATGCGATGTGTCAAGCAAAAACGCGGCATACCGCGTATCGGAATCGTACATGTAACTGCCCGGTACAATACGCCCGGTGACCGTGATTTTCTTCCCGAAATAGGGTCTCATTTGCCGAGGGGCACTTTCACGCAGCCGGGGAACAATACCTCCCAAAAAGAAAAAGCTAAGGCAAAAACAGGCAATAAGCATTTTTCTGTCCTTCCGGACGTAAAAGCAGAAGCAAAGAGCAGCCGCTGCCAAAGTAAGAAGCAATATCCAATAAATAAGACCAATACGCAGATAAATCCCTGCAAAAATACCCAAGGCATAAAAGAGACCGGCTCCAAAAAGCGGCGTCATGTCACACTCCGGCACGGCCGCGAAAACGGCTCAGCGTAGCAGGACCGATGCCCTTTACTTCCAGCAGATCATCCAGACTTTGGAATGTACGCTGCTGACGAGCCTCCACGATTCTGCGGGCCAGGGCCGGTCCGACACCGGGCAGCCGAGTCAGTTCTGTTTCATCCGCCGTGTTGACATTGATGATACCCTGCTGCGCAGTCTCCTGTACCGCAGTTTCCCGGGCAGGCATTTCACCCGATGTGTCAGCAGGACTTACTGCGGCAGTCCGGCTGCTTCGTGTGTTTTTCGTTTTGTTGCGTTTTGAAGCTTTGACAAACGGAACATTGACATGGCTTCCGTCTTTGCACTTGCGAGCCAGGTTGACCCGGTTCCTGTCAGCGTCTTCCGTAAAACCGCCTGCCTTCTGGATAGCATAGGAAAAACGTTCTCCCGGCGGAATATAGTAGATACCCGGTGCCGCTACGGCTCCGCTCACATAGACACATAATCCGGCGTTTTCTTTTGTTTTCTTCGGTGACAGAGCCGCATCCACGGTCTTAAGGGTACCCTCTTCTGTCGGTGTCGGCTGTGAAATCCAAAAACTGACACCAACACAGAAAATCGTGATAATCGCAGCGGCAATCCATTTTTTCTTTTCCCATAAATTCATAAGGAACCTCCTGACTGATAATATAAAAAGGCAGATTCCCTCCTACGTTCTGCAGGAGAAAATCTGCCTTACAGAAGCAGCACGCTGCTTCCATAGCATCAAATTGTAGTGAAATTGGGGTGTGATGAGAAAAGTGTTTCTATGAAATTATTTTTTGACCACGACGTTGACCAGGCGGCCCGGAACAGCAATGACCTTGACGACCTTGCCGTCGCCGATGGCGGCCTTTACAGCTTCCTGTTCAAGAGCAAGTTTACCGAGTTCATCCTTGGACAGTTCCGTGGAAACCATCATGCGGACTTTTGCCTTACCGTTGACCTGTACCAGGACTTCGGCTTCTGCCACCTTGACAGCTTCCGGATCGTACGTCGGCCACGGTTCATGATGGATACTCTTCGTCATATCCGAATCAATGACACCATGCCAGAGTTCTTCCGTGATGTGCGGCACAAACGGAGCCATCACGAGGAGGAGCTTGGAAATCGTTTCGTAAATCAGGCCGTCGTTGATGTTATCCTTGTCCTTTTCGCTGTACAGATACAGGGCATTGACAAGTTCCATCATCGTGCTGATAGCCGTGTTGAAGTTGAAGCGCTTATCG
Proteins encoded in this window:
- a CDS encoding ComEA family DNA-binding protein, which codes for MNLWEKKKWIAAAIITIFCVGVSFWISQPTPTEEGTLKTVDAALSPKKTKENAGLCVYVSGAVAAPGIYYIPPGERFSYAIQKAGGFTEDADRNRVNLARKCKDGSHVNVPFVKASKRNKTKNTRSSRTAAVSPADTSGEMPARETAVQETAQQGIINVNTADETELTRLPGVGPALARRIVEARQQRTFQSLDDLLEVKGIGPATLSRFRGRAGV
- a CDS encoding DNA internalization-related competence protein ComEC/Rec2, which gives rise to MTPLFGAGLFYALGIFAGIYLRIGLIYWILLLTLAAAALCFCFYVRKDRKMLIACFCLSFFFLGGIVPRLRESAPRQMRPYFGKKITVTGRIVPGSYMYDSDTRYAAFLLDTSHGKIRVNLLKAAAWSIPYGKVQVQGTLLEPSGFYNPGMPPPEAKAASAGIGGMIRTEGWLAKKIPSKLTLWERIHDWGMACRKPLRKAVPETDRAILEGMLFGGQQGMPPQTVRIFSECGLSHMLSVSGSHVALLLGIFFFLFKVGRMPKPLMAVLVCAGLIAYAVICGLRAPVCRAAMLGCGAAWGQVLRRRAGGTSFLGLAGLVLLTVNPYWILDLGMQLSFGAAAGLMLCRKPIAGRLCRFMPEKLAAAFSVTLSAQVLTMPILIRNFHLLSLTSLLANLLITPLLGLCLVGTMLGTVISLVSTAAGQIVLALVAQLSGAAMWGAEKLAAIPGGLWITGQPAFWALPCYGILLFLFFYPYFGPFTDRKYRQRILAAALLGLAAAFLWPHFRPQPFTVYFLDVGQGDCALVVTPERETILIDTGGLPGRFDTGERILVPVLRGLGFSHVDVLLLSHGHHDHAGGAAGVAACMPIKKILLPNEPPSPDVERLLRQLSYNDRSCSVETMRPHSTLHLNGAKLTVICAPRSEGIGEDGNESSAVVMVSTPKNRVLFTGDATSEIELQAAMEDIRCDVLKISHHGSGTSSEMAFLRKASPSLAVISVGRYNRFGHPHKEVLDRLNSLNVHVERTDCKGAVKIVFDTSTLAWYNYQRQAISS
- the gltS gene encoding sodium/glutamate symporter, with product MTLALNSYQTMAVGIFLYYLGKYLKARIKPFRTYCIPNPVIGGLIFALLNLALHQSGIGVVKLDTAQQSFFMNMFFTSIGFTASIALLKKGGRDVLILTIICAILIICQDIIGTSLAKVFGLHPLLGLCAGSIPLVGGHGTSGAFGPLFESMGVARANTVAIAMATFGLIAGSLMGGPIATKLIRKYNLKSHEEEVVEVQEQASSMEEKAVIPMVPEKFMAATGEILLAMGVGTILANFFKSVGLVFPGYISSMIIAAIIRNLSDINKNIEVPLPEIQTVGDVGLNIFLSMALMSMRIWELFDIAGALSMIAVAQIVLMALFTYYVVFNAMGRNYDAAVEVSAVCGFGMGATPNAMANMSAVTSVFGPSTRAFFCVPLVGAMFIDFVNSSIIMVFVNIFK
- a CDS encoding YitT family protein, with the translated sequence MKNNFIKYFNLVLGCFLMAISINCFLIQDHFLSGGLAGLCMIFYYLFGWPVGILSLVLNIPLFLLAYRFMSKRFLVDSFIGTVFFSVILDATAFLSQTTYVDNPLLACIAGGVTEGIGAALIYRVDGSTGGIDILGFLFKKYKNISISTTVFIFNAIVVAAAIVFVGLEPVLYSMVIFYISFKATNFVMVGFDYKKSVIIISQHNDVIGQRIMDEVNRGITLLHGQGGYTKRHTRIILVVVKLTQLNRLTRIVNEVDPAAFVLVQDANDVFGRGFTQPDLILPMPEEKEK
- the holA gene encoding DNA polymerase III subunit delta, translated to MNITAEQFLKELHKKTPCPHVVVAWGDEEYYKKAIETAMKEKILAEHEGEELNSWPFQGAFNVTDLREAVNSSSFFGGLNWIVIDSPKILEKKKAEIKTDKEAPHKRSSKELQEFVSLLTDVPAYSYVLCQCAKLDKRSAFYKNMSKTAVTVECASLKSYRLRPWLAEQADRYGARFDAQAQDLIEQYAALSGDVPLLFLQQEIGKIALYAGKRKIWTADDVNQMFSQLPEISNFALSNAVGKRNLPQVLEALTVQQKKVRSHGRALFPLSVGLVYNEVKRLLQVREMMSQGARQDTIASRLKLNPYVAKLAIEDTRRYQPEALEKWLVDLAHMQMDSRKNGRDWERLEEILICLVGKS